In one window of Mercurialis annua linkage group LG4, ddMerAnnu1.2, whole genome shotgun sequence DNA:
- the LOC126677395 gene encoding FT-interacting protein 3, translating into MSNLKLGVDVVSAHNLLPKDGQGSSSAFVELYFDGQRFRSTIKEKDLSPVWNESFYFNISDPSNLHYLTLDVYVYNNVRATSSRTFLGKVSLTGNSFVPHSDAVVLHYPLEKRGIFSRVRGELGLKVYITDDPSIKSSTALPAVESLSAKDGLNHGIQDRAQRHTFHHLPNPNHQQHQHQHQQHQHQHQHQPHSSSPEVAHHVPKYVADEMKAQGPPPQLVRMYSAASSQPADYALKETSPLLGGGRVVGGRVIHGDKTASTYDLVERMFFLYVRVVKARDLPAMDLTGSIDPFVEVKIGNYKGITKHFEKKQNPEWNQVFAFSRERMQASVLEVVIKDKDLVKDDFVGIVRFDINEIPLRVPPDSPLAPEWYRLEDKKTDKIKGELMLAVWIGTQADEAFSDAWHSDAAMPVDSTPAACTMIRSKVYHAPRLWYVRVNVVEAQDLIPTEKNRFPDVYVKVQIGNQVLKTKTCQARTFSAFWNEDLLFVAAETFEDHLILSVEDRVAPGKDEIIGRVIIPLSSVEKRADDRIIHSRWFNLEKPVAVDVDQLKKDKFSSRIHLRVCLDGGYHVLDESTHYSSDLRPTAKQLWRPPIGILELGILNAVGLHPMKTRDGRGTSDTYCVAKYGHKWIRTRTLIDNLHPKYNEQYTWEVFDPATVLTVGVFDNNQLGEKGSNGKDQKIGKVRIRISTLETGRVYTHSYPLLVLHPTGVKKMGELHMAIRFTCTSFVNMLYQYSKPLLPKMHYVRPFTVMQLDMLRHQSVNIVALRLGRAEPPLRKEVVEYMSDVDSHLWSLRRSKANFFRLMTVFSGLFAAGKWFGDICMWRNPITTVLVHVLYLMLVCFPELILPTVFLYMFLIGVWNYRYRPRYPPHMNTKISQAETVHPDELDEEFDTFPTSRSPELVRMRYDRLRSVAGRIQTVVGDIATQGERFQSLISWRDPRATAIFILFCLIAALVLFVTPFQVIGALAGFFAMRHPRFRYRTPSAPINFFRRLPSRTDSML; encoded by the coding sequence ATGAGCAACCTTAAGCTAGGGGTTGACGTCGTTAGTGCTCACAATCTTCTGCCGAAAGATGGGCAAGGTTCATCCAGTGCCTTTGTGGAGCTCTACTTTGATGGCCAGAGGTTTCGTAGCACCATTAAAGAAAAAGACCTTAGTCCAGTTTGGAATGAGAGTTTTTACTTCAACATTTCTGACCCTTCGAACCTCCACTACCTTACCCTTGATGTATATGTCTACAATAATGTTAGAGCTACAAGCTCCAGAACCTTCCTTGGAAAGGTGTCACTCACTGGGAATTCATTTGTTCCCCATTCTGATGCTGTTGTCTTGCATTACCCCTTGGAAAAGCGTGGTATTTTCTCACGCGTAAGAGGAGAGCTTGGCTTGAAAGTATACATCACCGATGACCCTTCCATAAAGTCTTCTACCGCACTTCCTGCAGTTGAATCCTTGTCAGCAAAGGATGGTTTGAACCATGGAATTCAGGATAGGGCTCAGAGACACACCTTTCATCACCTCCCTAACCCGAATCACCAGCAACATCAACATCAACATCAGCAGCATCAGCATCAGCATCAACATCAACCTCATTCTTCATCTCCAGAAGTCGCCCATCATGTACCAAAGTATGTGGCTGATGAGATGAAAGCTCAAGGACCACCTCCACAGCTGGTTCGCATGTACTCTGCTGCATCATCACAGCCTGCTGACTATGCACTTAAAGAGACAAGTCCTCTTCTTGGTGGAGGAAGAGTTGTTGGTGGCCGTGTTATCCATGGAGATAAAACTGCAAGTACTTATGATCTTGTTGAACGGATGTTTTTCCTATATGTAAGAGTAGTTAAGGCTCGTGACCTTCCTGCTATGGATCTTACAGGAAGTATTGATCCATTTGTTGAGGTGAAAATAGGAAACTACAAAGGAATTACAAAGCACTTTGAGAAAAAGCAAAATCCTGAGTGGAACCAAGTGTTTGCCTTTTCGAGGGAAAGAATGCAAGCTTCTGTGTTGGAAGTCGTGATTAAGGATAAGGATCTCGTCAAAGATGACTTTGTAGGCATTGTAAGGTTTGACATCAATGAGATTCCTTTACGAGTCCCACCTGATAGTCCTTTGGCTCCTGAATGGTACAGGCTTGAGGATAAGAAGACAGACAAGATTAAGGGTGAGCTGATGCTTGCTGTCTGGATTGGCACTCAAGCAGATGAGGCATTTTCTGATGCATGGCATTCTGATGCAGCTATGCCAGTGGATAGTACGCCGGCTGCCTGTACAATGATACGCTCAAAGGTCTATCACGCACCACGACTGTGGTATGTGCGTGTTAATGTTGTTGAGGCACAAGATTTGATCCCGACAGAGAAGAACCGTTTCCCAGATGTCTATGTTAAGGTGCAGATTGGAAATCAGGTCTTGAAGACCAAAACTTGTCAGGCTCGAACTTTCAGTGCATTCTGGAATGAGGATCTTTTATTTGTAGCAGCTGAAACATTTGAAGACCATCTGATCCTTTCAGTTGAGGATCGTGTAGCTCCTGGGAAAGATGAGATAATCGGAAGGGTCATTATTCCATTGAGCTCAGTAGAGAAGCGCGCTGATGACCGGATAATTCATTCCCGTTGGTTTAACCTTGAAAAGCCCGTTGCTGTCGATGTAGATCAGCTGAAGAAAGACAAATTCTCAAGTCGTATCCATCTTCGAGTCTGCCTAGATGGAGGGTACCACGTTCTTGACGAATCAACTCACTACAGCAGTGATCTTCGTCCCACAGCAAAACAGCTCTGGAGGCCACCAATTGGGATATTGGAACTTGGAATCTTAAATGCCGTGGGATTACACCCCATGAAAACACGAGATGGGAGGGGTACATCAGATACATACTGTGTGGCGAAATATGGGCACAAATGGATCCGAACACGCACCTTAATTGACAACCTGCACCCCAAATACAATGAGCAGTATACTTGGGAGGTTTTTGATCCAGCTACAGTTTTGACTGTTGGTGTATTTGACAACAACCAGCTTGGGGAAAAAGGTTCAAATGGTAAAGACCAGAAGATTGGCAAGGTTCGGATTCGTATCTCTACTCTTGAAACTGGCCGGGTTTATACACACTCTTATCCCTTACTGGTACTTCATCCTACTGGAGTAAAAAAGATGGGTGAATTGCACATGGCTATAAGATTTACATGCACATCTTTTGTCAACATGCTTTATCAATATTCAAAACCTCTACTTCCTAAAATGCACTATGTAAGGCCCTTCACGGTGATGCAGCTAGACATGCTTCGTCACCAATCTGTCAACATAGTGGCATTAAGATTAGGTCGGGCAGAACCTCCTTTGCGAAAGGAGGTGGTAGAGTACATGTCAGACGTGGACTCGCACCTTTGGAGCTTGCGCCGAAGCAAGGCAAATTTCTTCAGGTTAATGACAGTTTTCTCAGGATTGTTTGCTGCTGGAAAATGGTTTGGAGATATTTGTATGTGGAGGAATCCGATCACAACAGTGCTGGTGCATGTTCTCTATCTTATGCTTGTTTGCTTCCCGGAACTCATTCTGCCCACAGTTTTCTTGTACATGTTTCTAATTGGCGTATGGAATTATCGGTACCGTCCGAGGTACCCTCCGCACATGAACACAAAGATCTCACAAGCTGAGACTGTGCATCCTGACGAGCTTGATGAGGAATTTGACACGTTCCCAACAAGTAGGAGCCCGGAACTAGTTCGAATGAGGTATGACCGGCTACGAAGTGTGGCTGGCAGGATCCAGACCGTCGTTGGAGATATTGCAACACAAGGGGAGCGGTTTCAGTCCCTGATAAGCTGGCGAGACCCGCGTGCTACTGCCATATTCATTTTGTTTTGCCTTATTGCTGCACTGGTTTTGTTTGTCACACCATTTCAGGTCATAGGAGCTTTGGCAGGCTTCTTTGCTATGAGGCATCCGAGATTTCGCTACAGGACACCGTCTGCGCCCATCAACTTCTTCCGACGGCTGCCTTCTAGGACCGACAGTATGCTGTAA
- the LOC126677410 gene encoding glutathione S-transferase T1-like — MALKIYTHPLSQPARAVIIFCKLNGIEFEEIVIDLLKGQHKSPEFLEINPVGQIPTIVHGDFKLFESHSILMYLASAFPGVADHWYPADVQKRAKIHSVLDWHHSNLRRGAVMYVLHSYLFSIFGKPLNPQAALEDEKILNSSLSNIESVWLTDHGPFLTGRDKPSIADLSLVCEILELEVLDENDRNRILKPYPKVRKWIDDVKNATGPQFDEVHQTMHQFMNDLKQIE; from the exons ATGGCTTTAAAAATTTATACGCATCCATTATCTCAGCCTGCTCGAGCTGTGATCATCTTCTGCAA GCTTAATGGAATAGAATTTGAGGAGATTGTGATTGACTTGCTTAAGGGACAGCATAAATCTCCTGAATTCCTGG AAATTAATCCTGTGGGGCAAATTCCAACTATTGTTCATGGAGATTTTAAGCTATTTGAGAG CCATTCAATTTTGATGTATCTTGCCTCTGCTTTTCCTGGAGTTGCAGATCATTG GTATCCAGCTGATGTTCAGAAGAGAGCCAAGATCCATTCTGTTTTGGATTGGCATCACTCCAATTTACGTCGCGGCGCag TTATGTACGTCttacattcatatctattttcTATATTTGGCAAGCCCCTGAACCCACAAGCAGCTCTTGAAGACGAGAAAATTCTAAACTCGTCTCTGTCAAACATAGAATCGGTTTGGCTTACTGACCACGGACCATTCTTGACCGGTAGAGATAAACCATCCATAGCGGATCTCAGCCTTGTTTGTGAAATACTAGAACTCGAG GTTTTGGATGAAAATGATCGCAATCGTATACTGAAGCCATACCCGAAAGTTCGAAAATGGATTGACGATGTAAAGAATGCGAcgggacctcagtttgatgaagTTCATCAGACCATGCATCAGTTCATGAATGATCTGAAGCAGATTGAATAA
- the LOC126677400 gene encoding xyloglucan-specific galacturonosyltransferase 1 yields MAISVSRKKPRSSKKAEREKLCSCITVWFKLLYRIPAIAVLLILIFIWSSSTTVISGNIVHLCISSRKLNNLYCMSAGSQPNFEMPVPSVGKSSTDPDINGIAIKIDGNSSTNGNINEIVNDVKAELIPSTVTESTVEDVNKKNEDSKKVILEQLQLHRSWTSNANPAVCDGKGIYVYDLPSKFNKDLTGQCGDMMPWTNFCRYFDNEAFGQPIEKLGKGWFLTHQYSLEPIFHSRILKHRCRVYNENEAKLFYVPYYGGLDILRWHFKNVSDDVKDTLSLDLVKWLESRKPWRQNSGKDHVFVLGKISWDFRRRTDSSWGTRFLELEKMQNAIKLLIERQPWDVNDIGIPHPTQFHPHSDDDIVSWQLKIIRPIRKNLVSFAGAARPDQPESIRSILINQCNSDKCKFLNCKSGACDKPETIIELFADSEFCLQPPGDSPTRKSVFDSLVSGCIPVLFDPFTAYYQYPWHLPEDHSKYSVFIDQEEVRQMKVNVVERLMNFTVREKEDMRRYIVYELLPGLVYGDSNSELDKFQDAFSITVNNLLERANRLSL; encoded by the coding sequence ATGGCCATTTCCGTGTCTCGAAAGAAACCCAGATCATCAAAAAAAGCCGAAAGGGAAAAACTCTGTTCCTGCATTACAGTTTGGTTCAAACTTCTATATCGAATCCCGGCTATAGCTGTTCTATTGATCCTTATCTTCATATGGTCCTCCTCCACTACCGTCATCTCTGGCAACATAGTTCATCTCTGCATTTCTTCGCGGAAGCTCAACAATCTCTACTGCATGTCTGCAGGTTCGCAGCCTAACTTCGAAATGCCAGTTCCGAGTGTCGGTAAAAGTTCTACTGATCCAGACATCAATGGCATTGCAATCAAAATTGATGGCAATTCGAGCACCAATGGTAACATCAATGAGATTGTCAATGATGTTAAGGCGGAGCTGATTCCGAGTACTGTGACAGAAAGTACAGTAGAAGATGTAAACAAGAAGAATGAAGATTCAAAGAAGGTCATTCTTGAGCAATTGCAGCTGCATCGATCATGGACGTCGAATGCGAACCCTGCAGTCTGTGATGGAAAGGGAATATATGTCTACGATCTGCCATCAAAGTTCAATAAGGACCTGACAGGTCAATGTGGAGATATGATGCCATGGACAAACTTCTGCAGGTATTTTGATAATGAAGCTTTCGGTCAGCCAATCGAAAAACTCGGAAAAGGCTGGTTTCTAACTCATCAGTATTCACTAGAGCCGATCTTTCATTCCAGGATTTTAAAGCATCGCTGCAGGGTTTATAACGAAAATGAAGCCAAGCTCTTTTATGTTCCGTACTATGGCGGATTAGACATTTTAAGATGGCATTTCAAGAATGTCTCTGATGATGTTAAGGACACACTGTCATTAGACCTCGTAAAGTGGCTCGAATCAAGAAAACCTTGGCGTCAGAATTCTGGTAAGGATCACGTCTTTGTTCTAGGTAAAATTTCATGGGATTTCAGGAGAAGAACTGACTCTTCATGGGGGACTAGATTCTTAGAGCTAGAGAAAATGCAGAACGCCATTAAGCTCTTGATTGAACGACAGCCGTGGGACGTCAACGACATTGGAATTCCGCATCCTACACAATTTCATCCTCATTCTGACGATGACATTGTCTCCTGGCAGCTAAAGATTATCCGACCAATCCGAAAGAACCTAGTCAGCTTCGCCGGGGCAGCAAGACCCGATCAACCGGAAAGCATAAGGTCAATCTTAATCAACCAATGCAATTCTGACAAATGCAAGTTCTTGAATTGCAAATCAGGTGCATGTGACAAACCTGAAACAATTATAGAACTCTTTGCAGATTCAGAATTTTGCTTGCAGCCTCCTGGTGACAGCCCGACAAGAAAATCGGTATTTGATTCGCTTGTTTCGGGTTGCATACCAGTACTATTCGATCCTTTTACCGCTTACTATCAGTATCCATGGCATTTACCTGAGGATCACAGTAAATACTCGGTGTTTATAGATCAAGAAGAAGTGAGGCAAATGAAGGTAAATGTAGTGGAGAGGCTAATGAATTTTACTGTGAGGGAAAAAGAAGATATGAGAAGATATATAGTGTATGAATTACTGCCTGGATTGGTGTACGGGGATTCAAATTCTGAGCTTGATAAGTTTCAGGATGCATTTTCTATTACTGTCAATAATTTGCTTGAGAGAGCCAATAGATTGTCACTATGA
- the LOC126677411 gene encoding kiwellin-1-like, with amino-acid sequence MKKFTIIHLLLLFVVVASATILVEAQKCKPSGFLKGKKPPKNECNHGNDSDCCESGKLYAIYKCSPRVTKTTKATLTINSFQEGGDGGGASACDGKFHNDDTPVVALSTGWFNRKKRCHRHIVIHGNGRKTKAKVVDECDSTVGCDRKHDFQPPCDNNIVDASKAVWKALGVKESDDRWGWMDITWTDA; translated from the coding sequence ATGAAGAAATTTACCATTATTCATCTCCTACTCTTGTTTGTTGTTGTTGCTTCAGCTACAATACTAGTTGAAGCACAAAAATGCAAGCCAAGTGGGTTTTTGAAGGGAAAGAAACCCCCAAAAAATGAATGTAACCATGGTAATGACTCTGATTGCTGCGAGAGCGGCAAATTATACGCTATCTATAAATGTTCACCGCGGGTGACTAAGACTACAAAGGCTACTTTAACCATAAACAGCTTTCAGGAGGGCGGCGATGGAGGCGGAGCGTCAGCATGTGATGGCAAGTTTCACAATGATGACACGCCGGTGGTGGCATTATCGACCGGTTGGTTCAATAGGAAGAAGAGGTGTCATCGTCATATAGTTATACATGGAAATGGAAGGAAGACTAAAGCGAAAGTGGTGGATGAATGTGACTCTACCGTAGGATGCGACCGCAAGCATGATTTTCAGCCGCCGTGTGACAATAACATTGTGGATGCATCTAAAGCAGTTTGGAAAGCTTTGGGAGTTAAGGAAAGTGACGATAGATGGGGATGGATGGATATTACCTGGACTGATGCTTGA
- the LOC126677414 gene encoding probable glutathione peroxidase 8, producing MAKYPESVHDLTVKDAKGNDVNLSRFKGKVLLIVNVASKCGMTNSNYTELNQLYEKYKDQGFEILAFPCNQFGDEEPGSSDEITEFVCTRFKSEFPIFDKIEVNGENSSSLYKFLKSGKWGIFGDDVQWNFAKFLVSKDGKVVDRYYPTTSPLSLEYDIKKLLAI from the exons ATGGCAAAGTATCCTGAATCAGTGCATGATTTAACTGTCAAG GATGCTAAGGGAAACGATGTAAATCTCAGCAGGTTCAAAGGAAAAGTCTTGTTAATTGTTAACGTTGCTTCAAAATG TGGAATGACCAACTCAAATTACACAGAGCTGAAtcaattatatgaaaaatataaagatcAAG GCTTCGAAATATTGGCATTTCCATGCAATCAATTTGGGGATGAGGAACCGGGAAGTAGTGATGAGATTACAGAGTTTGTTTGCACTCGCTTCAAATCAGAATTTCCCATCTTCGACAAG ATTGAAGTAAATGGTGAGAATTCTTCTTCATTGTACAAGTTCCTAAAATCAGGAAAATGGGGAATTTTTGGCGATGATGTACAATGGAACTTTGCTAAATTCCTTGTCAGCAAAGATGGAAAAGTAGTCGATCGTTACTATCCTACAACTTCTCCTTTAAGTCTGGAG TACGACATTAAAAAGCTATTGGCGATCTAA
- the LOC126677408 gene encoding probable phospholipid hydroperoxide glutathione peroxidase, translating into MLCCSSTRFLSLRTVSLASSFFVSKQSSLIPKHTLFHNSTVPFISQSHFNYKTPNSKSVVCSSRFNQSMAASSEHKSVHDFTVKDARGTDVDLSTYKGKVLLIVNVASQCGLTNSNYTELAQLYQKYKDQGLEILAFPCNQFGSQEPGTNEQIVEFACTRFKAEYPIFDKVDVNGNNAAPVYKFLKSSKGGLFGDSIKWNFSKFLVDKDGNVVDRYAPTTSPLSIEKDVKKLLGVA; encoded by the exons ATGCTCTGTTGTTCTTCAACTAGATTTTTATCTCTAAGAACTGTTAGCTtagcttcttctttttttgtcTCAAAACAATCCTCTTTAATTCCCAAACATACCCTTTTCCATAATTCAACTGTTCCTTTCATCTCTCAGTCTCACTTCAATTATAAAACACCAAATTCGAAATCGGTTGTTTGTTCTTCAAGATTTAATCAATCCATGGCTGCATCATCTGAGCATAAGTCAGTTCATGATTTCACTGTAAAG GATGCTAGGGGAACTGATGTTGATCTCAGTACTTACAAGGGGAAAGTTCTCTTGATTGTTAATGTGGCTTCACAATg TGGTCTGACCAATTCGAACTACACTGAGCTGGCTCAGTTGTACCAGAAATACAAGGATCAAG GCTTGGAGATTCTGGCCTTTCCATGCAATCAGTTTGGATCTCAGGAGCCAGGGACCAATGAACAGATAGTGGAATTCGCCTGCACTCGTTTCAAGGCTGAGTATCCAATCTTTGACAAG GTGGATGTGAATGGTAACAATGCTGCTCCTGTCTACAAGTTCTTGAAGTCTAGCAAAGGGGGACTTTTTGGGGACAGCATCAAGTGGAATTTTTCCAAATTCCTCGTCGATAAGGATGGGAATGTTGTCGACCGTTATGCTCCTACTACTTCCCCTCTTAGCATTGAG AAAGATGTGAAGAAACTGTTGGGGGTTGCATAA
- the LOC126677401 gene encoding AT-hook motif nuclear-localized protein 5 produces the protein MDGREAMALAGGSATYYFHRGNAVAGGGGGGFHPPPGFRSLPNPNVLAHPNARPDLSGPSYPIEAPDMNFGHGMNIAVPPGVQVSEPVKKKRGRPRKYAPDGQVSLGLSPLPVKSKPSSEQDPSSPKRARGRPPGSGRKQQLALLGDWMKNSAGMAFSPHVIHIEVGEDIVAKILSFAQQRPRALCILSGTGTISSVTLRQPASSGSSLTFEGRFEILCLSGSYLVSEDGGPKDRSGGVSASLSSPDGHVVGGAIEMLIAAGPVQVVACSFVHGASKTKDKSIGRPKASKESATLSGEKEVTPKPTIPQNDPQNFSPSPMHAWPISRSVDMRNPHSDIDLMRG, from the exons ATGGATGGAAGAGAAGCAATGGCATTAGCTGGTGGGTCAGCAACTTATTACTTTCATAGAGGAAATGCGGTTGctggcggcggtggtggtggaTTTCATCCCCCACCAGGGTTCAGATCCTTGCCAAACCCAAATGTACTAGCTCACCCCAATGCTAGACCAGATTTATCTGGGCCATCATATCCGATAGAGGCACCGGATATGAATTTTGGTCATGGCATGAATATAGCTGTGCCACCTGGAGTGCAGGTGAGTGAACCTGTGAAGAAGAAGCGAGGGAGACCCCGGAAATATGCCCCAGACGGGCAAGTTTCTCTGGGACTATCTCCCTTGCCAGTAAAATCGAAGCCTTCATCGGAGCAGGATCCGTCGAGTCCTAAACGGGCAAGGGGTAGGCCGCCTGGATCTGGGAGGAAGCAGCAGTTGGCACTTCTTG GTGACTGGATGAAAAATTCTGCTGGAATGGCTTTTTCACCGCATGTGATCCACATTGAAGTTGGAGAG GATATTGTTGCAAAAATACTGTCTTTTGCCCAACAAAGGCCAAGAGCACTTTGCATCTTGTCTGGAACTGGTACAATTTCTTCAGTTACACTACGTCAGCCAGCATCTTCAGGGTCCTCACTCACATTTGAG GGGCGTTTTGAGATACTATGCTTGTCTGGTTCCTACTTGGTTTCTGAAGATGGTGGCCCTAAGGATCGAAGTGGCGGCGTTAGTGCTTCTCTTTCTAGTCCAGATGGTCATGTTGTTGGAGGAGCAATTGAAATGCTTATTGCTGCTGGCCCGGTTCAG GTGGTGGCATGTAGTTTTGTACACGGTGCTTCTAAAACTAAGGATAAATCCATTGGCCGTCCCAAAGCTAGCAAGGAATCTGCTACCCTTTCCGGGGAGAAAGAAGTTACCCCAAAACCAACTATCCCTCAAAATGATCCGCAGAATTTTAGTCCCTCTCCGATGCATGCTTGGCCGATTTCGCGGTCAGTTGACATGAGAAATCCGCACAGCGATATAGACTTGATGCGAGGATGA